The genomic interval GTCCTGTAggtattttgttagatttatacctaggCATTTAATTTTGTTGTGTTAAATGACATGGTTCAATTTCTAACTGTTCAGTGCTAGTATAGAAACATAATTGGGTTTTATCTATTGAACTTTATTCAGTGACCTTGTAAAACTCACTTATTAACTTTAAGAACTTTAGTAGATTAgcattataatttctttcctggcatggtttttttcccttaatatatgtattttattgaagtatagttgacttacagtgtttcaggtacacagcgaggtgattcagttatacatatacacatataatatttttgaaattattttccattataggttattacaaagtactaactatagttccctgtgctataaagtaaacCTTCATTGTTTGTTGCACATTTAGTTCTTTAAATTAAATATAGCATTCTATTCATggtaagtcaaacaagtggaatcaaaatgtcataaattttttaattaggcaaaaattcataagttttctaaaatatatacattatgcTTACttatgagaaagattgaaggcaggaggagaaggggacaacagaggataagatggttggatggcgtcaccaactcgatagacgtgagtttgagcaagctccaggagttggtgatggacagggaagcctggagtgctgcagtccatggtgttgcagagtcggacacgactgagtgagtgaactgaactggtttGGCGGTGCTGACTTCTGTTAACTTTTGCTTTGTCtggaaaacttttgatttctccatcaaatctgaaggagagtcttgctggttAGAGTtgtcttggttgtaggttctttcTTTTcaccactttaaatatatcatgccgttcccttctggcttgtagagtttctgttgagaaatcagctgatagcctgattgggagttcctttgtatgttatttatcatttttccctttttgcttttaatattttatgtttgtctTCAACTATTatcagtttgattaatatgtgttttgATGTATTCCTTCTTGGGTTTATCATGCCCTGGAcatgtttgggaagttttcagctgttatttcttcaaatatttcttgggtcctttctctctctctctccttctgggacccctgtaatgtgaatgttggtgcatttaatgttgtcccagaggtctctgaggctgtcttcattgcttttcactttttttttgtctatattctgttctgtggcagtgatttccaccattctgtcctccagctcatttatctattttgcctcagttattctgctattgattccttctagtgtattattcatctctgtttgttctttagttcttctgggtctttggtaaacatttcttacatcttctccattgttttcccaagatcctggatcatcttcactatcattattctgaactctttctggaaggttgcccatctccacttcatttagttgtttttctggagttttatcttgtcccttcatctgggacatgtgcttagttgctccgtcctgtccaactctttgtgaccccatggactgtagcccaccaggcttctctgtccaaagggattctccagacaagaatactggagtgggttgccatgcccttctccagggaatcttcccaacccagggattgaacccaggtctcctgcattacaggcagattctttaaccatctgagccaccagggaagcctcactaagtcatgtccgactctcgtgacctcatggactgtagcctgccaggctcctctgtccagggattctccaggcaagaatactggagtgggttgccatttccttatccaggggatcttcccgacccaggaattgaaccaaggtctcctgcattgctggcagattctttatggattgagctacaagggaagctcctCGTCttggacataactttctgcttttttatcgtgattaactttctgtaatacggtttttgttttagctgctaTGGGACTGTGCTTCTTTTTGCTCTTctggtggatgaggctaagaggcttgtataAACTTCCTCAAGGGAGGGAATGgcaatgggaaaaactgggtcttgctttggtgggcagggccttccttgctcagtaaagctttaatccaatcatctgctgatgggtggggttgcactCCTTCCCCGGTAGTTTGACCCAGCCTTGGGGTCAacaggctctatggtagggttaatggtgaacttCAAGAGGGTTTACGCTAAGGGGGAACTTCCTGGTCTGATGTTGCcagtgcccctgtccctgtggtgagcccctgccaacccatgcctccacaggagaccctccaactcTAGCaagtagttttggttcagtcttcTGTTGGGTCACtattcctttcttctgggtcttggtgtgggcaagattttgtttgtgccctccaagactagAGTCTGTagttcccccagtcctgtggaagtcctataatcaaatcccactggccttaaAGGCCAGATTGGCAGGGGGTTCCCAGGCCCTTTTCAaacccccaggctgggaagcctgacatggaaTTCAGAACCTttacaacagtgggagaacttcgtTTGGTATTATTGtgctccagtttgtgggtcacccacccagcagATATGGGatttcattttattgtgtttGCACCTCTTCTACCATCTCACTGCAGctacttctttgtctttggatgtggggtatcttatTTTGATGGGTTCCAGCTtcttcctgtcaatggttgtttaaCAGCTAGTTGCAGTTTTGGTGTTCTTGCAAGAGATGAGCACATACCTTCTACTCTGCTATCTTGAACCATAAGTCCTTCCTCATCGTTATAATTTTTTCAGCTTTGTCAATTTGATACATAGAAACTGTTACATCACTGCTtttctttaaacttattttttattaaagcatagttgatttataatgttaatttctgctctatagcaaagtgacatagttatacacacatacacatatatatcctttttttttttttttagcttccagattttcattttaattactacTGTGAAACAACATAATTTAGTACCAAACGTTTAAAAACCCATTATAATTACCAGACTCTGAAACATGCATTATTTGGATCTCATCAACTACACAAAActcatccatttttcttttggaaaaggtAGTAGAAATCTCAAAGAATAAGGGAGAGACTACTAACTAAAGGTATGATAACTAATCGAGCACCATGATTCCATTCTCAGGACCTCCCAAGAGgctggaaggaggaagggaagaagtgaGGATGTTGGAGAAATAAGGGTCGTTCTTAACTTCTGGTCCCTTTTGTGCTGTAAGGCAATGCAAGGTCTAGCGAAAACAAAAACTGCTGAGGCTAGAGATtaaaacaaaagcttttggttcagacggtaaaggagGCCCTGGAGAACAGTAGACAGTTTATCCAGAAGGCAGTGCTGGAGTTGGCTTCAGCAACTAGGGGGTTTCTTCATAGCGTCCacgtcttttttaatttcttcaagttttttaGCCAGGTTTGGTATGTCATAGTTTTGAGCCAGATACATTCCCACCACGTTGCCGAGAGTAAATCCAAGCAAGAACTGGAGCATAGTGTCGGCAAGGAGGGCTCGAAAGGCGGCTGCAGCTCCGAGGGCCGTCGGGACCTACCTCCTATatccttttttatattcttcttcgttatggtttatcccaggatattgaatatagtttcctgtactttatagtaggaccttgttatttatccagtctatatgtaatagtttgcatcttctAACTCCAgattcccagtccatccctccccgaCTCCCTcccccacaagtctgttctctgtgtctgaggctgtttctgtttcatacataggttcatttgtgctgttttagattacacatataagtgatatcatatggtatttgtctttctctttctgacttcacttagtatgatgatctctagttgctgcaaatggcattattttgttcttttttatggctgagtagtattctgtgtgtggagaaggcaatggcaccccactccagtagtctggcctgaaaaatttcatggatggaggagcctggtaggctgcagtccatggggtcgctaagagtcggacacaactgagcgacttcactttcacacattagagaaggaaatggcaacccactccagtgttcttgcctggagaatcccagggacaggggggcctggtgggctaccgtctatggggtcacacagagtcggacacgaactgatgtgacttagcagcagcagcagtattctttgtgtggagaaggcaatggcaacccactccagtagtcttgcctgaaaaatcccacggatggaggagcctggtaggctgccgtctatgggatcatacagagtcagacatgactgaagtgacttagcagcagccagcAGtattctgtgtgagtgtgtgtgtgtgtgtatccatccatccttctTTGTTCATCCTTCTCGTGgatattttggttgttttcacgtcttggctgttgtgaatactgctgctgcAGGGGTACGTGTATTCTTTCACACCAtgttttcctctggatatatgcccaggagtgggattgctggattatatggtagttctatttttagttttccatagtggctacaccagttttcattccaccaGTGGAGGGggtagttcccttttctccacacagtctccagcttttattgtatataacccttttttttttctttttttgatcttTCATTCTGTGTCTCTAGACTTTTtaatcatggccattctgactgatgtgaggtggtacctcattgtagttttgatttgcatttctctaataatgatgttgagcatcttttcatgtacctattggccgTCTGCATGTCACCTTTggtaaatgtctgtttaggtcttctgcttatttttcagtTAGGTGGTttagtttgttgttgttaagctacatgagctgtttgtatgtctTTGAGAGTAAGCCCTGTTGGTCACATTGTTCAccgatattttctcccatttcataggttgtcttttccttttgtttgtggtttcctttacTCTGCAAAAGCTTGTAAATTTGACTaaatcccatttgtttactttttttaaaatttttattgacctggcaactgacctaagaaaactcTGTTACAATTTTtgccagagaatgttttgcctgtgatctcttctaggagttttataatgtcttatatttaactctgtaagccattttgagtttatttttgtagatgGTATGAGGGTGTGTTctcacttcattgatttacatgcagctgtccaactttcccagcaccacttggctgaagagactgtctttttcccattttatattcttgctgcctctgaccataggtgtgtgggtttatttctgggctctctattctgttccattgaactgtgtgtctgtttttgtaccaataCCACAgtgttgattactgtagctttggggcattgtctgaagtctggaaaGGTTGTGCCTGCTGCTTTGTTATTTTCCCTCAGGGTCTTTCATTGTCCCATATAAAtcttaggattatttgttctagtgaAAAATATcctgggtaatttgatagggatcacattaaatatgtagattgctttggatagttgccattttaataatattaattcttccaaccaAGAACATGGGATAtcattccatttctttgaatcatcttcagtttccttattaatattttacaacTCTCAGTGTagaagtctttcacctccttaggTGAaagtattcttaagtattttatttatttatttttggggaaGTGTGGTTTTTAAAggtattatttttttacattacCTTTCTGCTACTTCACTGTTAGTGTAAAGAACTGCAACCAATTTCTGTgggttaatcttgtatcctgctgcCTTGCTTAATTCATTTATCAATTCTAACTGTTTTTTTTCTgaagtcttcagggttttctgtgtatagcatcatgttatctgcatatagtggcgacagttttacctcttcccttccaatttttatttcttctctgattgctgtggctaggacttccaatactatgttgaatagaagtggtgagagtgggcatccttgtcttgttccacaTTTTAGTGGAAAGGCTTCCAGCTTTTCATTGTTGGGTATTATATCATTTGTGGGTTTATCgtaaatagcttttattatattgagatatgttccctttATATGCATTttgttaagtctttttttttttttttatcgtgaatggatgttgaattttgtcaagtgtgttttctgcatctgttgagatgattacgtgttttttctcttctgttgatGTGGTGTAGCATAttaattgatttgtgtatattgaaccatccttgtgaatTTGAAATGAACCCCCttggtcatggtatatgatcttttttatgtgttgttggatttggttAGTGTTTTTGTTGAGAATTcttacatctatattcatcacGGATATTGACctacagttttccttttttggcattacctttgtttggttttggtatcagggtggtggtGGCTTCGTATAATATCTTTGGGAGTGTTCCCTCTGCTTTGgtattttgaaagagtttgagaagggtcagtagaagttctttatatgtttggtaTTGTTTGCCTGTGgagccatctgatcctggactTTAGTTTGTAgatagttttttggttttgtttttttccctacatAGTCTATTTCAGTTCTAGTAATCAGTCTGTTCAAATATggatttcttcttgattcaattTTGGTGAGCTGTATGTTTCTAGAAGTTTGTCCGTTTCTTCTAGTTTGTCAAATTTGTTGGTATATAATTGTTTGTAGGATTCTGTTCTGGTTTTTGTATTTTAGCAGTATCAGTtgctatttcttctttgtttcttattttgtttatctgggttcttcctcttttcttggtGAGCCTGGCCAGAAGTTGGgcaattttgtttaccttttcaaagaaccagcacttggttttattgatttcattctattatttaatcttgttttatttcttctctcatctttattatttccttcctcctgCTGAGTTTAGGCTTtgcttgttcttatttttctcagcCTTTTAGGTGGTAATTTAGGTTGCttacttgagatttttcttgttttttgaggaagGCCTGTATAGCTGTGGGCTTTCCTAGCTTTAAGAACTTTTTTGCTCCCTTGTATAGATTTTGTAtgattgtgttttcattgttgcttgtctcaaggtatttttaattttcctttttgatttacaTATTGATCCATTGCCTTTTTAGTAAAATGCTTTCATTcttcatgtaatttttttctcacttGTTTTCCTGTGGTTGCTTTCTGGTTTCATTCTACTGTAGATCAGAGAAGATTGTTTGAAGTGATTTTTATGCTCTTAAATTCCCTGAGGTTGGTTTTGTGCCCTAGTATGTGGTCAGTCCTAGAGAATGTTGCATGTACACTGGAAAATAatgtgtattattatttttttaatataatatccTGAAATAATTGTCTCATAATTGTTGTATCATTTTGGGTTTCTGTtgtcttactgattttctgtttagaagatctgtccattgatgtgaaTGAGGTGTTAAAAGTTTCCTGCTATTGTATTCCTgtaagtttctccttttatgtctgttaatgtttGCTTTATATAATTAGATGCTCCTATAGAGGGTTCATATATGTTAATGGATGTAATATCCTCTTCTTGTATGAccctttttatcattatataaggtctagctttctttatggcctttGTTTTAAAGCCTGTTTTATCTGGTAGGAGTATGCAACCCCCTGCTTTCTTGTcatttctgtttgcatgaaatatcttttcccatcccTTAACGTTAAATCTGTGTATGTGCTTTTCCCTAAAGTGAATCTTATAGGCAATATGTTGTAGGCTCTTGTTTTTTAATCCAGTCTACCACCTTGTGTTTTGACTGGAGCATTTAGTTCATTGAtacttaaggtaattattgataaaatatgtatttattgccattttaaacCTTAGTTTTCCTATTGGCTCTAtgtttcttctttgttcctttttatcatattttttgtGGCTTGATGATTTCCTTTTATGTTATGCTTGTGTTCTCTGTTTTTTATGAGTCTTTTgtatgcttttgatctgtggttacCCTGTTTTTCAAGTATGTTAACCCCTTCCTATATCTACTTGCTTTAGACTGATAGTCATATTGGCTCAAacacactcttttttaaaaaaagaatctaaatgtTTTTACTCCTCTCCgccacattttattttacatcttCTTGTTTATCCTTTTGCTGTTCCTTGTGTTTATCTTCACTTTCACAAATAAGATTTTTTTGTGCTTTACTTTCCCATTGTGACTTCCTTTTTTGTGTACCTTTCTTGcttttctatttagagaagatctttcaatatttcttttatgGTAGGTGTAGTATTGCTATATTCTTTTGGtatttgcttgtctgagaaattctttatttcttctcctaTTCTAAGAAATAATGTTGCTGGGTATAATATTCTAGGTTGCTTTGAATGtattttgccactcccttctggccttcaTAGTAGCCGAATCAGTCATAGGCACACCCATGTCTCTTCCTTCCCTGCCATTTTTATTGTCTTGGCATAGGTatgtttgggttcatcttgtttgggacctTCTGCTTCTTGTATCTgtttatctgtttccttctttaggtttggAAGGTTTTTAACCATaatttattcaaatatatttttgatcTTTTTCCTTCTGCAGTCCCTATTATGCATAGACAGGCATGCTTTAGGTTATCCCATAGGTCTCTTATATTGCTATCATTTTTGATTTCACCTTCTGTCTCCTGTTCTGATTggatgatttccattattctgtcttccagatcacttacTCATTCTTCTGCATTATTCTGCTGTTCATTGCCTTTAGCTCATCTTTTGTCTCAGCAAATgaattttctaacttttcttgGCTACTCCTTATAGTTTCTAGTTCCTTTTTACAGTAATCTGTGTTTCTGTTGATGGCCTTTCTGTTAAttccttcagaatttttattACTACTTTTTTGAACTCAACTTCAGATTGAAAACATCTTTTATTGTTTGTTCCTTCAAGGGAATTCTCTTGGTCTTTTAACTGGGAATGGTTCCTATGCTTGTTCATTTTACTTAACATTTCTCTTACTGTATGAGTTTAGGAGAAACAATTATCTACCATAGTCTTGGAACACTATATGTGGGAGCATCCTTGTATAAGCTTGTATGGGtttaatatttttgttgcttttagtTTGGATGCTTGTTACCTCTTTGCTTAGCCCATGCTTGCCGTCATCCTTATGATAGGGAGTATGAAGGTATAGTGGCCTACCTGTGCTCCTGGGGCCGCATGCTAGCGGCGGGGGCAGTGATTGGTGCTTGCTCGTGCATGTCTTAGCAGTAGGGGTGGCCTGCACATACCTCTGGAGCTTGTGATGGCAGCGGCAGCTCATGTTGGCTCCTGGAGCTTGTATAGATAGTGTCCTGTTGACTGAGAACATGTGTGGGGAAAGAAGCACCCCTGTGGTCTCCTGCCCCTTTCCTTGTATACCCCCCAACAGTGGTCTCTCGTCTCACTGGGAGACCCAGGCTTCTTTGACGTACACAGTCAGTCACCACACTCCAGCCCCTTCAGACTGTCTCCATGCAGCCAACCCCGGTCTTCTTCCCAGGTGTGATCTCCAAAGTCCGAGCTTCAGCACGCACCCACTGCCTGCACAGGTGGGTTGGCATCTCAGGCAGGAGAGTGCAGGGAGGCCATACTGACCACCTGTGCAGAGTGTCTCCGATTTGCCTTCCTCACACTGACTGTTGTGCTTTCCCCCTGAGGCGTCTAAGCTACTCTTGGTTCCAGGCTGGTTTCCCCACCAGTGCTGGGGCTTCACAAGGTGCTGGAACCTTTCCTGTCTCTCATTTCCCTCCCTGGGGCACAGGTCACATCCTGATTGCCCTCCTTTCCCCcatacctccccaccccccgccctttTGTTCTCCCTGGTTATTTGGAGATTTTCTTGCCCTTTTGGAAGTCTCAGATCTTCTGCAGTGTTTAGATGTTCTGTATGAATTGTTCCATctttagatgtatttttgattATTTGTAGGAGGAGGTGAGCTCCATGCCCTACTGTTCCACCATCTTGGTCACTCTCCTCCTGTTGTATTTCTTTGACAGCTGGGAAGATTatatgttttctgtgtttttcagtctgtttca from Dama dama isolate Ldn47 chromosome 9, ASM3311817v1, whole genome shotgun sequence carries:
- the STMP1 gene encoding short transmembrane mitochondrial protein 1, producing MLQFLLGFTLGNVVGMYLAQNYDIPNLAKKLEEIKKDVDAMKKPPSC